TGTTAAAAGAGTTTTAAAATTTCCTTTAATTGAAAAAGCCGATTCAACTTCAAGCCCAAGCTGTCTAAATATGGCTTCGCTCGTGTTTGGCAAGAAAGGATATACCAATATCGCGATTGTTGCAAGTCGTTGTGCCAAATAATAAAGAAGTGTATTCAAAGAATTCGTATCTTTTTGTTTAGCCATCTTCCAAGGTGCATATTCTTCTATAATCTTGTTGGTTTCCCGTATCAAATTCATTATATTAACTAATGCCTTGGAAAATTCCGAGGATTCTATGGCACTATTGCGAACATCTAATTGCTCCTGTAAATCTAATTTTATAGATTTTATTTTAATATTTCCCTCTTCATCATTGGGCTCAGGTATTTTCCCTTCGCAGTATTTCTCTATCATTGTCAATATGCGTAAAATCAGATTACCCAAATCATTTGCAAGCTCATTATTATAACGTTCCTTTAGGCGTAGGACGGAAAAATCTCCATCGTGGTTGAAAGGGAATTCAGTCAAAAGGAAATATCGCAAAGTGTCTGCCCCGTATTCTTCTACTAAAGGTAGTGGGTCTATCATATTGCCCAACGACTTGCTCATCTTTTGCCCTTCAACGGTAAAAAACCCGTGGATAAAAAGTTTTTTGGGCGTTTTTTCTCCAACCGCCAAAAGCATCGCGGGCCAAATAACCGCATGAAACCAACATATATCTTTAGCCATTAAATGAACATCCGCAGGCCACCACTTTGAGAAATTCTTGCTGTCATCGGCATATCCTATAGACGATATATAGTTTATTAAAGCGTCTATCCAGACATAGATTGTCTGAGAATCATCAAACGGAAGATTTATTCCCCACGAAACGGTTTGCCTGGAAATGCTAA
This region of bacterium genomic DNA includes:
- a CDS encoding class I tRNA ligase family protein; the encoded protein is SISRQTVSWGINLPFDDSQTIYVWIDALINYISSIGYADDSKNFSKWWPADVHLMAKDICWFHAVIWPAMLLAVGEKTPKKLFIHGFFTVEGQKMSKSLGNMIDPLPLVEEYGADTLRYFLLTEFPFNHDGDFSVLRLKERYNNELANDLGNLILRILTMIEKYCEGKIPEPNDEEGNIKIKSIKLDLQEQLDVRNSAIESSEFSKALVNIMNLIRETNKIIEEYAPWKMAKQKDTNSLNTLLYYLAQRLATIAILVYPFLPNTSEAIFRQLGLEVESAFSIKGNFKTLLTNKEIKKEKPLFPKK